CGCGCCACAAGCCACGGGGAACGCCCCGATCAGCCCACAGCCTCCGGAGTTCTCCGGCGCGCAAGGCGAGGCGGCGTTCAGTGTGCAGTCGTCATTCGCCATGTCGCAGAACAGCGGATCCATGCTGATGTTGCCGTTGATGCCGAGCTGGTCCTCGATCCAGGCCGTCCAGTCCCCGCCGGGATTCCCGTAGATGTTGCAGCAGACGAGCGTGACCGGGCACGCCACCTCGATTGCCTCCCCCTCGGCGCCGAAGGCGATGATCGTGTTCTCGAGGCGCGTCCATGACTCGCCGCACATCAGCGTTCCCCAGCGCGCGCCATTCCTATAGAACGTGCAGTTCCGCATGATCGTTGTGGACATCTTCCCCGACGAGAAAGCCCCTCCGTCCGCGTACGCCGTGTTCCCTATGAAGGCGCAACCCTCGAGGACCAGGTCGGCGAAGAAGTTGAAGACCGCGCCGGCCTCATGGGCGCTGTTGTTCAGGAAGCGGCAATTGGACACTTGGCCCTGCGTGCCGTAGAGAAGCTGGAGCGCCCCGCCCCAGTCGTCGGTTGCGTTCCCATCGAACACACAGCCATCCAGGGTGACTCCGCCGGCGTGGGCCATGATCGCGCCGCCGGAGAGCGAGGACGAGTTTCCGAAGAAGGAGCATCGATTGACGACCGGCCACCCGGCGACGCTGTAGATTCCGCCGCCATAGAAGCCAGCGTTGTTCCGGAACTCGCAGTTCTCGAAGCGGGGGGCGCAGCCGGTCGAGCAGAAGACGGCGCTCCCGTGGTTCCCATCGAAGAGGCAGCTCCGGAAGGTGGGCGAGCTCATCCCTTGAAGCAGCACGCCGCCTCCTCAGGGCGCTTCGCCGCTCCTTCCGCCGGTGATCTGGATCCCCTCGAGAAGGGCCTGCCCGGTCTCGCCGTTGCGGAGATGGAAGACCTTGTGCGGATCGGTCTCGGACCCGCCCCCGTCGAGCACGCAGGTCGCCGGGTCGCCCGTCTGCGATCGGACGGTGACATCCTTCCCAAGAAAGTCGAGATCGCGGTTGCCGTCGCCGGTGTAGGTGCCGGCGGTCAGCTCAATGACGTCACCGGGGACGACCGCATCGAGCCCGGCCTGGATGGTGGGGAAGTCGCCGGTGCCGTCCGGCAGCACGACATACGTCTCGGCGAAGGAAGTGGACGAGGCGAACAGAGCCAGGGCGATGGAGAGCAGGAGCTGCCGCATGAAGTACCTCCCTCCTGGGCAGATCAGATCACTGCGGACGCGTTGATTATACGCCCGTTCGGACGCTAGCGTCCTCAAGAATCCGCGGCCGGCCTCCAGCGCAAACCGGCTGCATGCCAGACTTAGCCGGATCCGAGATCCTCATCGGCGGTTGACATGCCTTGTACCACTATGTATAGTGCTGCTATGTACCGCGCGAAGGGAAGCGGCGGGCTTCCTCCAGACCGCTCTGGCGCCGTGGGACGCTTGACATGGAAATCAGCAAGGACCTGACAGCCGCCTCCTCGACCCCGATCGTCCTGGCGATCCTGGCCGAAGGGGACAGCTACGGCTACGCCATCCTCAAGAGAGTCCAGGAGCTGTCCGGAGGACGCATGGAGTGGACGGACGGGATGCTCTACCCCGTTCTGCACAGGCTCGAGCGGCTCGGCCATGTGGGGGCGCGCTGGCGGGTCGCAGAGAGCGGCCGCCGCCGCAAGTATTACCGGATCACCTCCCGGGGCCGGGCTCAGCTCGCCGAGGACCGCAGGCAGTGGCAAACTGTGGACGCGACGCTGCGGGGCGCATGGCGGGCCCTCTCCCTTTGTGTCCCGGCCGGCCAGCCGGCGTCAGTCGCGACACTTGCGCGGGAGGCCTGAACGATGCCGCCCCCGGATCACGGACCGGATCTCGAGGAGCAGATCGCGACATGGCGGAGCTACCTCCGCCGTCGCCAGGCGATCCATGCCGTGGATGTGGCGGAGCTGGAGGATCACCTGCGCGAGCAGATCGCGGTCCTGATCGACGCGGGGCTCGCCGTCGATGAAGCGTTCCTGGTCGCGGTGAAGCGGATGGGGGACCTCGACGCCCTCTCGCGGGAGTTCGCGCGCGAGCACTCGGACCGCCTCTGGAAGCAACTGGTCGTCGCGCCGTCCCAGCGCGGGGAGCGGCAATCCGGGGCTCGAACTGAAGCCATCGTCGCTTTCTGCCTGGCGGCGGGCGCGGCGCTCGCCATCAAGGCGCCGGCGCTCTTCGGCATCGAGATCGGCAAGAATGCCGGTTTCTACGCGCGCAACCTGTCCTTCTTCGTGCTGCCCCTCTTGATCGCCTACTTCGCCTGGAAGCGGCGGACCGGGAGGACCGCCCTCCGGTGGGCGGCGGCGGCTTTCGTGGCGGCCGCCTGCTTCGCAAACGCCTATCCCTTTGCGCCGGGCGGCCACACCGAGGCGCTCGCGTCGATGCACATGCCGATCGCGCTGTGGCTGCTGGTCGGCATCGTCTACGCTGGCGGCCGATGGAGCGAAGTCTCGGGCCGGATGGATTTCATCCGGTTCTCGGGCGAGCTCTTCGTCTATTACGTGCTGATCGCCCTCGGCGGGGGAGTCCTCGCCGCCTTCATGACGATGATCTTCGGGGCCGCCGGGATCGATGCCCAGCCATTCTTCCAGTCGTGGCTGCTGCCGTGCGGCGCGGCGGGAGCCGTCATTGTCGCCTCATGGCTGGTGGAGGCCAAGCAGAGCGTGATCGAGAACATGGCGCCCGTGCTGACGCGCCTCTTCACGCCCCTCTTCGCGGCCGTGCTGATCGCGTATCTCGGGACCTTGCTCTGGACCGGACGCGGAGTGGACATCGAGCGAAACGTGCTGATCGCCTTCGACCTCCTCCTCGTCGTGGTCCTCGGCCTCTTGCTCTATTCGGTGTCCGCCCGGGATCCCCATTCGCCCCCCGGCGCCTTCGATGTCGTGCAGGTCGTGCTGGTGCTGAGCGCCCTTGTGGCCGATCTGGTGGCGCTCTGGGCCATCGCCACGCGCATCACCGAGTTCGGCATCACCCCGAACCGCGTGGCCGCCCTGGGCGAGAACGTGATCCTTCTGGTCAATCTCGCCTGGTCCGCCGTCCTCTACATCCGCTTTCTGCGGGGGCGCGGACCGTTCGCGGGCCTCGAGAGGTGGCAGACGAACTACTTGCTCGTCTATGCGGTGTGGGCGGCGATTGTCGCGATCGTCTTTCCGCCTCTATTCGGGTGCGTTTGACCGGGAGGGTCATGACCAAGGTGTCGCGCCAACAGGGGCCTACCCGGGCTGCGACACTCCATCATCGACGGAAGGCGACTCGTCGTCCACGATGACGCGGCCGCGATGCGTCTCGACGAGCTCCGCGTTGGCCCGGGCCTGCGCTCCAAGGACATTCATCTTGTCGAAGAACGAAAGAAGCCCGCTCTCATCCGTGAAGACCGACTCCTCGCCGGTCGCCACGTGCCGGACCTTGCCTCGAAACGACGGTTCTCTCTGGTCGATGAACCGGACGATGAACGTCGCCATGGCTCGCCTTTCTTCTGCGGCACGCCGTTGCGACCGGGCGTGCCTCTGTCTGACTCACGATCCGAGACTAGGAGGGGCGCGTTACGGGGGGATTACGCGGATCGCCCCTGAGGAACCGCGGCCGAGGGTCCTACCGGGCGAGCCGTCAGATGATCCCGCCGGAGGCGGGCCCACGCGTCCCGAGCCAGGACGCTGCCCGGTTGCCGGCTCCCGCCCCGGTGGGCTATGATTTTGGGGCTCACCCGGTTAGCCGGTCGAGGCGCAAACAAGAGCGGAGTGAAGCGAACAGGTAGCTCGTGAACCTGCCGATCCTTCCCGCCAAGCTCACGCCACCCCCTTTGCCGGCGTCCTACGTCGCTCGGGAGAGGCTCGACCGCCTGTGGACCGGATGGGCGGAGAAGCGGCTTCTGCTCGTCACGGCCGGAGCGGGTTTCGGCAAGACCTCGTTTCTCGCCGCCAGGGCCCGCGAGCTGGGGGACGCATGCCTCTGGTATGCAATCGACGAGACCGACCGTGACCAGGCCTCGTTCCTGGCCCATTTGAGGGCTCTCGCCGAATCGGGGACGTCTCGAGCAATCGCTCAAGGCGCGCGGGCGCCCGCCGCAGAGGACGTCCCGGCTGTCGAGGTGCTCGCGCTGCTGGTGCACGCTCTCCGCGCTCGCGCGTCGCGGACCTTGCTCGTGATCGACGACCTACATCTCGCCTCGAGCGCTCCGGGCATGGAGCTCTTCCTCGAGCGGCTGATTCGATTCGTTCCCGAGGAGGCGACGCTCGCGCTCGCCTCGCGCGAGCCGATCGGCCTCGGGACGGCGAGGATGCGCGCCCAGGGCCACGTCGCGGCGCTTGCGGCCGACGATCTCAAGCTGACCGCGGCCGAAGTGGAACTCCTCTATCGGCGGCACTTCCCGGATGCCGCTCACCCGGCGCGGGTCTACGAGAGGATCGCGAGCCGCACGGAAGGATGGGCCGCGGGCATCGAGATCTTCCTGCAGAACCTCGAGGGGGACGATTCGGCGGCGATCGATGCCGCGCTGGCGCGCGTCGCGGCAGCCAAAACCGGGTGGTTCGGCTACTTCGCCGAGGAGGTGCTGCGCCGCCTCGATCCCGCGACGCAGGACTTCCTGTGCCGGTCCTCGCTCCTGTCACGGCTCGATCCCGCGCTCTGCGACCAAGTCCTGGAGATGCGCGGCAGCGGCGTCATTCTCGAGACCCTGCGCGAGCGGCATCTCTTCACGTTCGCGAGTGGAGGCCACCCGCCCCACTATCGCTATCACCAGCTCTTCCGCGAGTTCCTGCTCGAGCAGCTCCGCAGGAAGCTTCCTGCGGCCGAGATCTCGCGGCTGCAGCGTCGCGCGGCGCAAGCGCTGACGCGCGCGGGCGCGTGGGTCGATGCCTTGGGGGCGCATGTCGAAGGAGGCGACTACCCGGGCGCCCTGCGTCTCGTCGAACGCGTGGGCGAGGGGCTGCTTGTTTCGGGCCAGTATCATGCCGTGAGCGAGGCCCTGGCGAAGATCCCCGCGGACAAGCGCGACCGACATGCGAGCGCGCAGCTCGTGATGGGGAGACTCTGCGACATTCAGGCTCGCTGGCAGGAGGCGAAACGCCACTACGAGCAGGCGCTCCGGCTCTCGACTCGCGGGCGGCAGCGAGCGGATCTGATGCGATTGCTGGGCCGCCTGTGCTGCCGTTGGGGACGCTATGCCGCCGGCCTCGACTATGCCCGGCGCGGGCAGGCGGAGCCGGGAGCGCGCCACTGGCAGACGCGCGCGGGAATCCTCATCCAGGCCGGGGTCGCCTCCAGCGAGCTGGGCAGGAACGATGAGGCGGAGGCGCTCTTCACGGAGGGGGGGAGGATCCTGGGCAGGCATCAGGATCGTTTCGGCGAGGCCCGCGCGCTCTCTCTCCTCGCGGCCAATGTGCATCGCACGAGGGGCGAATTCCAGCGGGGTCGGGAGGCGCTGCAGCAGGCGCTCGTCACTCTTGAGAAGCTTGGCATGCGTCGCCAGGTCTGCCACGCCCAATGCCTCCTGGCCGACCTGACCCTCGCAGCCGGCGATCGCCGCGAGGCGCTCGATCTGGCTTCCGAGGGCCAGCGCCTGGCCGAAGCGCTCGAGTACCCGTCGGTCGAGGCGTACGCGCGTCAAACGCTCGGCCGCATCGCCCTGCTGGAGGGAGACCTCGGGACCGCGCGGACGCACCTGGAACTCGTGCTCAAGACCGGAGAAGCGCTCGAGGAGCAGGAATTCGCCGTGCTTCCGCGCCTGGGTCTGGCCGAGATAGCGCTCAGGGAGGGGAACCGTCACGCGGCGCGGAGGCTCGCGCTGACCGCGTGCGCGTCGGCGACAGCCGCCAAGACGCCATGGCAGCTCGGCAGGTGTCATCTCCTGCTGGGCAGCTTCGAGTCGTCTCCCGGAAGGGCCGCCCTTCACTGGCGGCGCGCGGAGGCGCTCTTCCGGCGCATCGGCGCGCACTACGATCTGCACCACGCCTTGCTGCTCCGCCTCGCCGCGGGGGACGTCGCCGGAGGGCGGCGCGTGCGCCTTCTGCGGGAGCTTCTCTCGGGCGTGGCGCGCCTGGGACACAAGGCCCTCCTGCGGGAGATCGCGCCCGAGGAGGGGATGACCGTTCTCATCGACGCGCTGCGTCTCGGGATCGAGACCGAGTACGTCTCCTCTCTGCTGATCGGAACAGGGCAGCAAGCGATCCCGAGGCTGAGGCCGCTGATGACGGATCCCGATCCTGCGGCGCGCGAGCGCATCGTCGGTCTGATCTCGATGATCGGGGGAGAGCAGGCGCGTGGAGCGCTGGCGCAGGCGGCCGCCCGGAAGGGAGAGGGCGGGCGCGCGGCCCGCGAGGCGCTCGCAGTGGTCGCGGTCGGACCTCAGCACCCGCTCAAGATCCGCGCGCTGGGCGAACTCGATGTCCTTGCAGGATCGCTCAGATTGACCCATGGCGGCTGGCGATCCGCGCGAGCGCTGCGGCTGTTCCTGCTGCTTCTGGTTCACCGTTTTCGTTGGGTGCCGCGCGATGTGGTTCTGGAAACGCTATGGCCCGACGCCGAACCGGAGAAGGCGATCAACAACCTTCGTCAGAGCATCCTGGTCCTGCGCAGGACGCTCGAGCCCGATCTGCCGCGGAACGTGGAATCCCGCTATGTTCGCTTTCGCAACGAAGCCTGTCGGCTCGAGGCGGGAGAGGGACACGAGTATGACGTCGAGCGGCTCGAGGACGTGCTCCGCGAGGGCGAGCGATCCTGGCATGCGGGGCAGCGGGCCCGCGCAAAGGAGCGCTACCTCGAGGCCATGTCGCTTTACCAGGGGGATTTCCTGGCCGAGAGCCCCTACGAGGAGTTCGTTGCGGCCGAGCGGGAACACCTACGCGACCGCATGCTCCCGGCGATCGAGCGCCTGCTCGAGCTTCGGGCCGCCGCGCGAGAGTGGGAGGAACTCGTGTTGCTCAGCCGCCGCGCGCTCACGATGGACGCTTATCGCGAGAGCCACTACCGTCACCTCGTGCTCGCCCATCTCAATCTCGGGCATCGCCGCGAAGCGCTCTCGAGCTACCACGAGTACGAAGCGATGATGATCAAGGAACTGGGCCTGCCGCCGTCAGAACGGATGAGATCGCTCGCCGATCGAGTCATCGCGTTGGGGCGGGCCTCCCTGGACGAGAACTGACGCGGACGCGCGCGGGAGGGGGTATGGAGGGGAAGAAGGCGCGATGAGCCGGCGCACGGGCGTCCTGGCGCTCAAGTTCGCCCTGGGGGGCGTCCTCCTCGCTCTCCTCCTCGCGCGCGAGAACACGCTTCCCCACACGATCTCGGTCCTCGGCCGCTTCGACTGGAATCTCCTGCCTCCCCTGGCGGGCGTCACGATCCTCCTGCTGGGCCTGAGCTGCCTGAAGTGGCAGCTCGTCCTTCGCGCCCGCGGCGCGCGCGTCGGCCTCCTGAGACTCATGGGCCTCTACACGATCGGCAACTTCTTCAGCAACTTCCTCCCCACGATGGTGGGGGGAGACCTCGTGAGGGGCTACGTGCTCGGCCGGCAGATCGACTCGCAATCGCGCTCGATCGCCTCCGTCTTCCTCGAGAGGTTCACGGGGTTTCTCGCGCTGATCCTCCTCTGCGCAGGGGCGCTGATCCTTCGGCCCGAACTGCTCCGCCGGCCGATCGTTCTCTGGACGTCAATCCTCATGATCGCCGGCTGCCTCTGCCTGGCCGCCGCGATCCGATGGCCCAGGGCGGTCGCTTCGCCGCTCTCGGCGCTATCGCGTGGAACTTGGGGGGCGAAGATCCTCCACTCCCTGGGCCTCATCCACGCCGAGGTCGACACTTTTCGCAAGCAGCCGCGGGCCGTCGCGGGAGCGATGGCCTACTCGTTCCTCTTCCACCTCTTCGCCGGGGTCAACACCTTCCTGGCGGCGCGCGCGATCGGCCTCGAAGTCGGGCTCGTCGAGACGATGGTCCTCACCCCCCTGATCCTTCTCGTGTCGGCGGTTCCGCTGACGCCCAACGGGCTGGGGATCTGGGAGTGGGCGTTCAGCGTCTACCTTGGCACGGCCGGCGCTCTGCCCGCGCAAGGGCTGGCCGTCGCCCTGATCCTGCGCGCGGAGAGTCTCGCTTCATCCATCATCGGCGGCCTTCTCTTCCTCGCGGAAGGAAGACGCCGCTGGGCAGCGAGCGACCGCGACAACGGACGATGATCTCCACCGGTTCGGAGGAGCTCTCATGGGCGGGCCGGTGGGCCCTGCGGGGTCCTGAAGCCCCGCGCCGCGAACGCGAGCATAGCGGGGCGAAAGGGACCGCGTAGGGCCCACCCGGAAGAGTCCTTGCGCTCAACGAGCGCGGCGCGTGAATCGGGCGATCAGCTTGTGGCCGGGCAGGAAGAAGAGCAGGGCGTCCATCGCGGCCGCCGCGCGAAGGAAGGGATAGGCGAACGCGAGCGCGGCGAGTTGCTTCCTCATTCCCTCGATCTCCGACCGCGTGATGATGGTTCCCTTTCCCGGGCGGACCGCGCGCGCGGCCCTGCGTTCGGCCGCCCAGTTGAGGGCCGTGTCGATCATCTCCGAGAAGAAACGGGAGTAGGTCCGCTCCGTGTCGCAGTCGAAATCGGCCGAGAAGAGCCGTCGCAGCTCCTCCCTGTTGTATCCCGGCCGGAGATGGCCGTGCCAGGCATCGGTGAGGCCGATCGCGTCGCGAATCCGGCGCGTCGCGGAGCGCGGGCGCAGATGAGGCACGTTGACGATCAGCTTCCCGCCCGGCTTGACGATCCGTCCCAGCTCGGCCGCGAAGCCGCGGTCATTGGCGATGTGCTCCAGGAAGTCGATGATGACGACCAGGTCGAACTCCCCCTCGGCGAAGGACGTCGGTCCTCCGTCGAGGCGATGGATCTCGCCCCCGACGAGATCGCGAATGGCATCGACGCTCTTCGCGTCGAGATCGGCGCTGCGCCAGTCGCCGCCCCGGCGACGCAACAGCAGGCTCACGACGCCGTTGTCTCCGCCGATGTCCAGGCAGAGAAGCCCTCGCGGGTCGGGAAGAAGTCGCATGATCTCGGCGACCTTGCGCTGCTTGATCACCGAGCGGCGGTAGAGCGCTAGGGCCCATTCAGGATTGGGGCGGAGCGCTTCCTTCAGCCGCTCCCGGAATCGATCGACTTTGGCGCGGTAGGCCTCCCGGCTGTAATGCTCGCGGGCGCGCCGGCGCGCCGCGTCGGCGATGGCCCGCGCCCGCGCGGGGTTCGCGAGCAGCTCCTCCAGCCCTCGCGCCATGGCCTCCGTGGTCGGCTCCACGAGGCAGGCGGTGCCGTCGTCGAGAACTTGCGTGTGGGTTGGCAGGCGCGTCGCGAGAATCGGCACTCCACTGTCCATGTAGGAGAAGATCTTCATCGGCGTGTTGAGCCCGCGGGTCCTCGGCGAGACGAGGACCGCGGCCTGGCGGAGATATCCCCCCAGCGACGCTAGGGGTCTCGGGCCGAGGAAGTGCGCGCGATCGGCGAGCCCGAGGCGGGAGGCCTTGCGCGCGAGCGCCGCGATATCCGAGGAAGTCCCGCCGATCACGACCAGGCGGGCCTCGGGCGCGGACCGGCGGGCGATCGCGAAGGCCTCGACGAGCAGATCGACGCCCTGGTATCGCTCGAGATTGCCCGCGTAAAGGACGATGGGAGCGGCCGCGCGGGACCGACCGGGCTGAAGCCCGATCACGAGCGACAGCTCCTCGTCAATCGCCTCGTCGCCTGTGAGGAGGCTGAAGTCCTCGATCCGTTCGACCATGACGCCCGGCGCGCAACGGCGCGCGATCTCCTCGAGCGCGCGGCAGACGGTAACAGTGGCCAGGCTGTCCCGGATGGCGGTCTTCTCCATCCGCTCGAGCAGTGGAAGGACGATGCCCAGGACCGGGTGTTTCTCGACCATCTGCTGGGAGAGGGAGGAGTCCATGTCGTAGACGTACGGGATGCCATGACGGCGCTTGATCTCTCGCGCCATGAAGACGGACTCCTCCACGGCGTGGACCAGATCGTAGCGCCCCTCGCGCGCGAGGCGCCCGCAGAGCGCGATCATCCGCAGATCGCAGGCGATCTTCTTCCACGAGAATCCCGGGCGCACGCCGCGCATCACCCTCGGCTGGCGGATGCGATGAATCCGCAGGGCCGGAAGCTCGACATCCTCCCCCTCGCCGTATGTGACCAGGTCGACCGAGTCGCCGCGCTCGGCAAGCGCCTCGATATAGGCCCGCTCGGCGATAGGCGTGCCCCGGTTCTGGAAGAAAGGATGGGGGGCGAGGAAGAGGACTCTCATGAGCGCACCGCCGTGGAGCCGGCGCAGGGGAGAGGAGCGTAGGATCGCAGGACGGCATCGATCTCCCCCCCGCGCTCGGCGTCCGTCCATCCCAGCTCGTCACCCATCAGGGTCGCGAGCTTCTCGAGGATCGCGCGGGGCGGGGGCCCGGCGCTTCCCAGACCGATCCGCCGGAAGACGAGATCGCTCAGATGGACGGCCATCTCATCGCCGATCGCCCGGCGGACGGCTCCCTCCAGACTGGCGCCATCGCTGTCGATGGGCCACGAGGACTCGCCCATCTCCGGGTCCGGGGGAACTGGGAGGATCGCGGTGTCGGTCGCGCACGGTCCGCCGGCGTGCCCGAGCCTTTCGCACACGAGATCGATTGCCTCCGCGGCGGCGAGGCGCGCGGTCGTGTACTTGACGCCGACCAGCGCCGCGAGTCCCCTGATCCCCGCCGTCTTCTTGCAATCGATGATGGCGTGACGGTTGGCGAGACGTAATCGCGCATCGGCGTTCCGGATCGCCGCGCCTCGGGCCGGCTCGCTCAGATCGCCGCGGCTTCCCCTCGCGTCGTTCCCTCCGGTCACGGGAAGGAGGCCGCAGTGGAAGTGGAGGACATCGTCCATCCTGACCTTCTCCGCGCCGAGCGCCCGGTTGGCCGCGTCGATGAGCCTCCGGATGTCCTCGATCGTCGCCTCGCTCTCCGCGGGACGCTCCGGGCGCAGCCGATATGAAGTTCCGATCATCGTGGTCCCGCGCCAGGGGACGAAGAACAGAGTGAGACCTTCCCTGTCGAGGGGACCTCGAGCGTCCGGGCGCGCGG
This portion of the Candidatus Eisenbacteria bacterium genome encodes:
- a CDS encoding right-handed parallel beta-helix repeat-containing protein — its product is MLLQGMSSPTFRSCLFDGNHGSAVFCSTGCAPRFENCEFRNNAGFYGGGIYSVAGWPVVNRCSFFGNSSSLSGGAIMAHAGGVTLDGCVFDGNATDDWGGALQLLYGTQGQVSNCRFLNNSAHEAGAVFNFFADLVLEGCAFIGNTAYADGGAFSSGKMSTTIMRNCTFYRNGARWGTLMCGESWTRLENTIIAFGAEGEAIEVACPVTLVCCNIYGNPGGDWTAWIEDQLGINGNISMDPLFCDMANDDCTLNAASPCAPENSGGCGLIGAFPVACGATAVELTTWGAIKATFR
- a CDS encoding PadR family transcriptional regulator, yielding MEISKDLTAASSTPIVLAILAEGDSYGYAILKRVQELSGGRMEWTDGMLYPVLHRLERLGHVGARWRVAESGRRRKYYRITSRGRAQLAEDRRQWQTVDATLRGAWRALSLCVPAGQPASVATLAREA
- a CDS encoding DUF4153 domain-containing protein, whose translation is MPPPDHGPDLEEQIATWRSYLRRRQAIHAVDVAELEDHLREQIAVLIDAGLAVDEAFLVAVKRMGDLDALSREFAREHSDRLWKQLVVAPSQRGERQSGARTEAIVAFCLAAGAALAIKAPALFGIEIGKNAGFYARNLSFFVLPLLIAYFAWKRRTGRTALRWAAAAFVAAACFANAYPFAPGGHTEALASMHMPIALWLLVGIVYAGGRWSEVSGRMDFIRFSGELFVYYVLIALGGGVLAAFMTMIFGAAGIDAQPFFQSWLLPCGAAGAVIVASWLVEAKQSVIENMAPVLTRLFTPLFAAVLIAYLGTLLWTGRGVDIERNVLIAFDLLLVVVLGLLLYSVSARDPHSPPGAFDVVQVVLVLSALVADLVALWAIATRITEFGITPNRVAALGENVILLVNLAWSAVLYIRFLRGRGPFAGLERWQTNYLLVYAVWAAIVAIVFPPLFGCV
- a CDS encoding flippase-like domain-containing protein; protein product: MSRRTGVLALKFALGGVLLALLLARENTLPHTISVLGRFDWNLLPPLAGVTILLLGLSCLKWQLVLRARGARVGLLRLMGLYTIGNFFSNFLPTMVGGDLVRGYVLGRQIDSQSRSIASVFLERFTGFLALILLCAGALILRPELLRRPIVLWTSILMIAGCLCLAAAIRWPRAVASPLSALSRGTWGAKILHSLGLIHAEVDTFRKQPRAVAGAMAYSFLFHLFAGVNTFLAARAIGLEVGLVETMVLTPLILLVSAVPLTPNGLGIWEWAFSVYLGTAGALPAQGLAVALILRAESLASSIIGGLLFLAEGRRRWAASDRDNGR
- a CDS encoding glycosyltransferase, with amino-acid sequence MDGRRARGGDRCRPAILRSSPLRRLHGGALMRVLFLAPHPFFQNRGTPIAERAYIEALAERGDSVDLVTYGEGEDVELPALRIHRIRQPRVMRGVRPGFSWKKIACDLRMIALCGRLAREGRYDLVHAVEESVFMAREIKRRHGIPYVYDMDSSLSQQMVEKHPVLGIVLPLLERMEKTAIRDSLATVTVCRALEEIARRCAPGVMVERIEDFSLLTGDEAIDEELSLVIGLQPGRSRAAAPIVLYAGNLERYQGVDLLVEAFAIARRSAPEARLVVIGGTSSDIAALARKASRLGLADRAHFLGPRPLASLGGYLRQAAVLVSPRTRGLNTPMKIFSYMDSGVPILATRLPTHTQVLDDGTACLVEPTTEAMARGLEELLANPARARAIADAARRRAREHYSREAYRAKVDRFRERLKEALRPNPEWALALYRRSVIKQRKVAEIMRLLPDPRGLLCLDIGGDNGVVSLLLRRRGGDWRSADLDAKSVDAIRDLVGGEIHRLDGGPTSFAEGEFDLVVIIDFLEHIANDRGFAAELGRIVKPGGKLIVNVPHLRPRSATRRIRDAIGLTDAWHGHLRPGYNREELRRLFSADFDCDTERTYSRFFSEMIDTALNWAAERRAARAVRPGKGTIITRSEIEGMRKQLAALAFAYPFLRAAAAMDALLFFLPGHKLIARFTRRAR